A genomic window from Sebastes fasciatus isolate fSebFas1 chromosome 7, fSebFas1.pri, whole genome shotgun sequence includes:
- the LOC141770965 gene encoding uncharacterized protein LOC141770965, translating to MHPHTHQHAFTPILHQSLIIQPAPMFNMHLPRAATRPSFAPVTAFHRATQKPFRSTKRGKWGALHVCIAWKIYYHEQLKKMQQKPNSLHQELTPEHLATCQPDRVQHKESDQPSCINPNIDSPYGHSAYGNTGDRRGYPSDLFTSSPASCHSLTAKREKLEQPPNLHFRDKLDEKEKHGVQQVETTKDLSLRDKSWDPTTTPEPDVRRGGSLDRKRHLECDGSFKVKRVKLDVVVDDTSKTLHTDPSLFSTTHTHPSSRAMLVQHIRDLSVVYPNSSRCNVTRAPGTLISYPGAEMHPYQTASWEPMWDLHSRQNLLQDYSLNTCIAIRIPLAAQRQKEAFRGFFTPPLYFPLALRQQETVYLRGREFLHSRQENCHLHHPGSLATSYMGL from the exons ATGCATCCGCACACTCACCAGCATGCCTTCACTCCCATCCTGCACCAATCCTTGATCATCCAACCTGCTCCAATG TTCAACATGCACCTTCCCAGAGCAGCAACGAGGCCCTCTTTTGCTCCGGTCACTGCCTTTCACAGAGCAACACAGAAGCCCTTCAGGTCAACA aaacgAGGGAAATGGGGCGCACTGCATGTCTGCATTGCATGGAAGATATATTACCACGAACAACTGAAG AAAATGCAGCAAAAACCCAACAGTCTCCATCAAGAACTGACACCTGAGCATCTTGCTACTTGTCAACCTGACAGAGTGCAACACAAGGAATCAGACCAGCCCTCCTGCATAAACCCAAATATCG ACTCTCCGTATGGACACTCTGCATATGGAAACACTGGTGACAGGAGAGGTTATCCCTCTGACCTTTTCACGTCTTCACCAGCATCTTGCCACAGCCTCACTGCCAAGAGGGAGAAACTGGAACAGCCCCCGAACCTGCACTTCAGAGACAAACTTGATGAAAAAGAGAAACACGGGGTGCAACAAGTTGAAACAACAAAGGATTTATCTCTTAGAGACAAATCTTGGGATCCAACGACGACTCCTGAACCTGACGTCAGACGCGGCGGCTCACTTGACAGGAAGAGGCACCTCGAGTGCGACGGCTCCttcaaagtgaagagggtgaAGCTGGACGTTGTCGTAGACGACACCTCTAAGACTTTGCACACTGATCCATCTCTGTTCAGTACAACTCACACACATCCATCTTCACGCGCCATGCTAGTGCAACATATAAGGGATTTGTCTGTCGTGTATCCTAACAGCAGTAGATGTAATGTTACCAGAGCTCCTGGGACACTCATCTCTTATCCAGGAGCTGAAATGCATCCCTACCAAACTGCTTCTTGGGAGCCAATGTGGGATCTCCACTCCAGACAAAACCTCCTACAAGACTATTCATTGAATACCTGCATAGCGATCAGGATACCTCTCGCAGCACAGAGGCAAAAAGAGGCTTTTCGTGGTTTCTTTACGCCACCTCTTTATTTCCCTCTTGCTTTGAGGCAGCAGGAGACAGTTTACCTTAGAGGGAGGGAGTTTCTACACTCGCGTCAGGAGAACTGTCATCTCCACCATCCTGGCTCTTTGGCAACGTCCTACATGGGGCTGTGA